In a single window of the Capra hircus breed San Clemente unplaced genomic scaffold, ASM170441v1, whole genome shotgun sequence genome:
- the MCM2 gene encoding DNA replication licensing factor MCM2, giving the protein MAESSESFTVASSPGPRRRASEPLTSSPGRSSSRRTDALTSSPGRDLPPFEDESEGLLGTEGPLEEEEDGEELIGDGMERDYRAIPELDVYEAEGLALDDEDVEELTASQREAAERVMRQRDREAGRGLGRMRRGLLYDSDDDEEERPSRKRRQVERATEDGEEEDMIESVENLEDLKGHSVREWVSMAGPRLEIHHRFKNFLRTHVDGRGHNVFKERISDMCKENRESLVVNYEDLAAREHVLAYFLPEAPAELLQIFDEAALEVVLAMYPKYDRIASRIHVRISHLPLVEELRSLRQLHLNQLIRTSGVVTSCTGVLPQLSMVKYNCNKCGFVLGPFCQSQNQEVKPGSCPECQSAGPFEVNMEETIYQNYQRIRIQESPGKVAAGRLPRSKDAILLADLVDSCKPGDEIELTGIYHNNYDGALNTANGFPVFATVILANHVAKKDNKVAVGELTDEDVKMIISLSKDQQIGEKIFASIAPSIYGHEDIKRGLALALFGGEPKNPGGKHKVRGDINVLLCGDPGTAKSQFLKYVEKVSSRAIFTTGQGASAVGLTAYVQRHPVSREWTLEAGALVLADRGVCLIDEFDKMNDQDRTSIHEAMEQQSVSISKAGIVTSLQARCTVIAAANPIGGRYDPSLTFSENVDLTEPIISRFDVLCVVRDTVDPVQDEMLARFVVGSHVRHHPSNKEDGGPGGAPEPAMPNTYGVEPLPQEVLRKYITYAKEKVHPKLNQMDQDKVAKMYSDLRKESMATGSIPITVRHIESVIRMAEAHARMHLRDYVMEDDVNMAIRVMLESFVDTQKFSVMRGMRKTFARYLSFRRDNNELLLFILKQLVAEQVTYQRNRFGAQQDTIEVPEKDLADKARQINIHSLSAFYDSELFRVHKFTHDRKRKVILQQF; this is encoded by the exons ATGGCG GAATCCTCCGAGTCCTTCACGGTGGCGTCCAGCCCGGGCCCGCGGCGGCGCGCCAGCGAGCCCCTCACCTCCAGCCCCGGGCGGAGCAGCTCCCGGCGCACGGATGCCCTGACCTCCAGCCCTGGCCGGGACCTTCCTCCCTTTGAGGATGAGTCGGAGGGACTGCTGGGCACCGaggggcccctggaggaggaggaggacggagAGGAGCTTATTGGAGATGGCATGGAGAG GGACTACCGCGCCATCCCGGAGCTGGATGTCTATGAGGCTGAGGGGCTGGCCCTGGACGACGAGGACGTGGAGGAGCTGACGGCCAGTCAGAGGGAGGCGGCCGAGCGGGTCATGCGGCAGCGCGACCGGGAGGCGGGCCGCGGCCTGGGCCGCATGCGTCGCGGGCTCCTGTACG ACAGCGACGACGACGAGGAGGAGCGCCCCAGCCGGAAGCGGCGGCAGGTGGAGCGGGCCACGGAGGACGGCGAGGAGGAGGACATGATCGAGAGCGTGGAGAACCTGGAGGACCTCAAGGGCCACTCCGTGCGCGAGTGGGTGAGCATGGCCGGCCCGCGCCTGGAGATCCACCACCGCTTCAAGAACTTCCTGCGCACCCACGTGGACGGCCGCGGGCACAACGTCTTCAAAGAGCGCATCAGCGACATGTGCAAAG agAACCGCGAGAGCCTGGTGGTGAACTACGAGGACCTGGCGGCCCGGGAGCACGTGCTGGCCTACTTCCTGCCCGAGGCGCCCGCCGAGCTGCTGCAGATTTTCGACGAGGCGGCCCTGGAGGTGGTGCTGGCCATGTACCCCAAGTACGACCGCATCGCCAGCCGCATCCACGTGCGCATCTCCCACCTGCCGCTGGTGGAGGAGCTGCGCTCGCTCCG GCAGCTGCACCTGAACCAGCTGATCCGCACCAGCGGCGTGGTGACCAGCTGCACTGGCGTCCTGCCCCAGCTCAGCATGGTCAAGTACAACTGCAACAAGTGCGGCTTCGTGCTGGGGCCCTTCTGCCAGTCCCAGAACCAGGAGGTGAAGCCGGGCTCCTGCCCCGAGTGCCAGTCAGCCGGCCCCTTTGAGGTCAACATGGAGGAG ACCATCTACCAGAACTACCAGCGCATCCGAATCCAAGAGAGTCCGGGCAAAGTGGCAGCGGGCCGGCTGCCCCGCTCCAAGGACGCCATCCTCCTCGCAGACCTGGTGGACAGCTGCAAGCCGGGGGACGAGATT GAGCTGACCGGCATCTACCACAACAACTACGATGGGGCTCTCAACACCGCCAACGGCTTCCCGGTCTTTGCCACCGTCATCCTTGCCAACCACGTGGCCAAGAAGGACAACAAGGTGGCCGTGGGCGAGCTGACCGACGAGGACGTGAAGATGATCATCAGCCTCTCCAAGGACCAGCAAATCGGGGAGAAG ATCTTTGCCAGCATCGCTCCTTCTATCTACGGGCACGAGGACATCAAGCGAGGCCTGGCGCTGGCCCTGTTTGGAGGGGAGCCCAAGAACCCCG GCGGCAAGCACAAGGTGCGCGGCGACATCAACGTGCTGCTGTGTGGGGACCCCGGCACAGCCAAGTCGCAGTTCCTCAAGTACGTGGAGAAGGTGTCCAGCCGGGCCATCTTCACCACCGGCCAGGGTGCCTCAGCTGTGGGCCTCACCGCATATGTTCAGCGCCACCCGGTCAGCCGGGAGTGGACCCTGGAGGCTGGCGCCCTGGTGCTGGCTGACCGAGGAGTGTGCCTCATTGATGAATTTGACAAG ATGAACGACCAGGACAGGACCAGCATCCACGAGGCCATGGAGCAGCAGAGCGTCTCCATCTCCAAGGCCGGCATCGTCACCTCCCTGCAGGCCCGCTGCACCGTCATCGCCGCCGCCAACCCCATAG GCGGCCGCTACGACCCCTCACTCACCTTCTCGGAGAACGTGGACCTCACCGAGCCCATCATCTCCCGCTTTGACGTCCTGTGTGTGGTCAGGGACACAGTGGACCCCGTGCAG GATGAGATGCTGGCCCGTTTCGTGGTCGGCAGCCACGTCAGACACCACCCCAGCAACAAGGAGGACGGGGGCCCAGGGGGCGCCCCGGAGCCTGCTATGCCCAACACCTACGGCGTGGAGCCCCTGCCCCAGGAGGTGCTGAGGAAGTACATCACCTACGCCAAGGAGAAGGTCCACCCGAAGCTCAACCAGATGGACCAGGACAAGGTGGCCAAGATGTACAGTGACCTGAGGAAGGAGTCCATG GCCACCGGCAGCATCCCCATCACCGTGCGGCACATCGAGTCCGTGATCCGCATGGCAGAGGCCCATGCGCGCATGCACCTGCGGGACTACGTCATGGAGGACGACGTAAACATGGCCATCCGCGTGATGCTCGAGAGCTTCGTGGACACGCAGAAGTTCAGCGTCATGCGTGGCATGCGGAAG ACGTTTGCCCGCTACCTGTCGTTCCGCCGGGACAACAATGAGCTGCTGCTGTTCATCCTGAAGCAGCTGGTGGCCGAGCAGGTGACCTATCAGCGTAACCGCTTCGGGGCTCAGCAGGACACGATCGAGGTTCCCGAGAAGGATTTGGCGGACAAG GCCCGGCAGATCAACATCCACAGCCTGTCCGCCTTCTACGACAGCGAGCTCTTCCGGGTGCACAAGTTCACCCACGACCGGAAGCGCAAGGTCATCCTGCAGCAGTTCTAG